Part of the Mercenaria mercenaria strain notata chromosome 8, MADL_Memer_1, whole genome shotgun sequence genome is shown below.
TAAATCAGTACTAAAAGGGTGTTAAAATTAGAATTCAAACATATTTGTGACTTTCTTCAAAGAAAATGGGCAGTAATACTAAAGCAATGTTTTATTTATTCGATACCTTATTAAGCAGTGTTTTTGATGTgttaatttttgttcaaaattccTGAATTAAATTTGGGTTGGATATTGAGAGGTGAATGCTTCAGAAGTGGAAGAAGAACAACTCTGTATGGGAGATTGTGCAAACCTATACCCTGGTGGAACACAGGGCTCACACTGGCCTCCAAAAAATAATGGCCAACTTCTTAACCTATGAAAAATTAATAGCCAAAATTGATGTGGATCTTTGCGcgccatttttataaaaatataaatgataaattttaatatactcagtatatattttcttaattgctTTAAAAAGCAGAAATGCAGTAGACCGCTACAGGGGGTGTGGGGATCGAGGATTCAGGGAAATTACCTCCAAATACTGGTGATGGGGTCCcactataaatgtttaaaattctatattctgatggattttgaaggcatttacaGGACATATATTTGGTTTGTGTAAGGCAGCTGAAATGGTTGATATTGACTGACATTATGGATTGAGCAGTAGCTCAATTAGCCCCATTCATCAAGTgttcatgcacacacaatatggacACAGTTGCACACAATGGAAAGTTtaccaagtctttgagtatcattcatgtttatacttttccttTATACATATCAGAAGAGTTTTCAGGATTCTTTTGACCATAAATGCACTTAAATTGCtcgaaaagtacaaaacaatcagGTCACCGAAATAtgtgatatttggcatctatgctcactattgaattacagcttttTGTCGACAAGTTTTTGatgttttattcaataaatatactaattactaatttttaagtgttttagaatgtttttacttATGCTAATTACAGTATGCaagcaaatttatttgttgatttttttagttTGCCCGTATTggccatgtttctaaaaatagaaacaggcTAGGAATAAAGTTAATTATGAGTTGAAAAGgtgtaaatataattatgaaagaaATCTGGCAACAAAGATCAAAGACGACTCTAAAGTGTTTTGGAAGTATGTGAGGCAAAATACAAAAACTGATGTAACAGTTGGCTCATTAGAAGATGAGTATGGAAAATGTGTCCAGGAGGATGGTGAGAGAGCTAGAATACTGAACAAACAACTTTGTTCTGTTTTTACAGTTGAAGATGTAAATAACATACCAAATTTTGAGGATAGACCCTACCTTACAATTTTAGAAGAAATCAACATACGCGAGGACGATGTTAAGAAACATATACAAACATTAAATCCCAAAAAAGCAGTAGGACCAGATGGGATTCATCCTAGAGTTGTCAAAGAATGCATCGATCCTATATCTGTTTTGCTGAGGAGAATATTTATTAAGACCTTGAATGAAGGGGAATTGCCCATTGAATGGAAGGACGCCAATGTGACAGCACTATATAAGAGTGGTAAAAGAAGTAAACCAGAAAACTATAGACCTATAAGTGACACTTCTATTTGTTGTTGGCTTTTGGAAAGAATAATAAGAGAGGCAATAGTTTAACACTTGGAGTCTAACAATCCAATTTCGATTGATCAACACGGATTCAGGCGGGGCTACTCATGTGTGACCCAACTACTTGAATGTATAGGGGACTGGTCAGATAAATTAGATAAAGGTGAAGatgtttatgttatttatatGGATTTTAGGGCTGCATTTGATAAGGTGCCTCAGGAACGCCTTCTAAGAAAGATTTGGGGTTATGGTATAAGAGGGAAGGTGTTTGCTTGGATAAAAGATTTTCTTAGCAATAGACAGCAAAGAGTTCTGGTGAATGGGTCAATGAGTTCCTGGAAAAGAGTTGTAAGTGGGGTACCCCAGGGTAGTGTTTTAGGACCTGTTTTATTCTTAATCTTCATAAACGATTTGCCAGACGTAATGAAAAGTGTGACCAAATTATTTGCTGACGATACCAAACTATATTCTGACTCTGCACAAGAGTTAGTACTTCAAGATAGTGTGTTTAGTGCATGTGAATGGGCTCAAAAATGGCAAATGGTATTTAACAGTAAGAAGTGCAAGCACTTGCATTTTGGGAAAAGGGAAATTACTGATACCTTTTATATGAAAAGTAGTAACAATCAGATTACTGAAATTAGTCGGGTACATAGTGAGAAAGATCTTGGGAGTTGTTTTTGATGCAGATATGAAGTTTTctattcatatcaatgaaaagGTAAATAAGGCAAACAGGAatttgggtctcatttttaggacttttacatatatatatagatatgtttCTGTCCCTGTATAAGGCACTAATTAGGCCACATTTGGAATATGCGTCTGTAGTATGGAATCCAAGATTGAAGAAAGATTTGATTGCTATACAGAATGTCCAGAGAAGGGCAACTAGGCTTATAGCAGATTTAGGTAACAGAGAATATTGTGAAAGATTAAGGTTGTTGGGTTTACCTACTCTGGAATATAGAAAGCTTTGGGGAGACATGATACAGGTGTTCAAGATCGTCCATGGGTATGATAGAGTTAACAGTGAAAAGTTTTTCTCCTTGATAGGTCAGAACAGAACTAGGGGTAACAGGTATATGTTGTATAAGAGACGATCTAACTCTGAATTGAGAAGAAGTGTTTTCAGTCAAAGAGTAATTGATACCTGGAatgaactagaactgtcacaggagtgactcatacccccaccatacggtcttgtctcagaagaatggcaaccataaggaatcttaaaaatactttggagtacttcatcctgggcttccacatataagtaatactagtataatactagtatagtaatactagtaaatatattaaatctctaatattagagatacactaaaagtgaatacaaaaaagtgtcttactgaCCCATGTTatcacggaaaaatgtttttactttttacataggacttataataaaaaagttagaaaaatacctaaaatattgaaaatctaaaaataggatttctaaaaatagactaattcctggaagttaaggggaagaaactcagtacaaaggttaaacaagagcaccgccttgcgggtgctgacgctcatctgattttttttgtataatagaaatattgtcctacccatgattttctaagtctaaaaagggccatcattcttgcaaaaagcaggatagagttatgtttcttgatgtacagtgtccacttatgatggtgaaaaactgttgcaagttttaaagcaatagctttgatagtttatgagaaaagtatacttaaacataatactcaaccaagaaaatgattttctaagtccaaaaggggcaataattattgcaaaaagcaggatggagttatgttgcttgctgtacagggtcagcttatgatggtgagcaagtgttgcaagtttcaaagcaatagctttgatagtttaagagaaaaagttgacctaaacataaaacttaaccaagaaatctgatattttctaagtccaaaaggggccataaatcttgcaaaaagcaggatggagttatgtttcttgctatacagggtcagcttatgatggtgaacaagtattctaagtttcaaagcaatagctttgatagtttaggagaaaagttgacctaaacataaaacttaaccaagaaatctgatattttctaagtacaaaaggggccataaatcttgcaaaaagcaagatggagttatgtttcttgctatacaggggcagcttatgatggtgaacaagtattccaagtttcaaagcaatagctttgatagtttaggagaaaagctgacctaaacataaaacttaaccaagaaaactgattttctaagtccaaaaggggcaataattcttgcaaaaagcaagatggagttatatttcttgatgtacagggtcagcttatgatggtaaacaagtatcccaagtttcaaagcaatagctttgatagtttaggagaaaagttgacctaaacataaaacttaaccaagaaatctgatattttctaagtacaaaaggggccataaatcttgcaaaaagcaagatggagttatgtttcttgctatacagggtcagcttatgatggtgaacaagtattccaagtttcaaagcaatagctttgatagtttaggagaaaagctgacctaaacataaaacttaaccaggcaacgccgacgccgacaaccgctcaagtgatgacaataactcatcttttttttttcaaaaaaatcagatgagctaaaaaaaggttactcccctttggctctaagccaatcagaatgagatatagtgaaaatacatcaaaattaaccttaaactagaaaatgcttttgtaaaaaagggcatgtctcccccaatgtaaAGTCCctaagtcaataggggtcaggaacaaaagtcaaagagacactgatggttggttgcaatagggatcatctacttggcatgtccaatcatcccgctaaatttcaacactcttggcctagtggttctcaagtcactgttcaggtttctgtgaccttgacctttgatcaagtgatctcaaaataaataggggtcatctactctgcaagtccaatcatcctattaagtttcaacattgtaggtcaagtggttctcaagttatttccaaaaaatgattttacatgaacaggccactgtggccttgacctttaatagactgaccccaaaatcaataggggtcatctactctgcatgttcaatcatcctatgaagtttcaacattctgggtcaagtggttctcaagttattgatcggaactggttatcaatgttcaggcccctgtgaccttgacctttaacggagtgaccccaaaaacaataggggtcatttactctgcatgaacaatcattatatgaagtttcaacattctgggtcgagaggttctaaagttattgattagaaatggttttccatgttcaggcccctgtggccttgacctttaacagagtgaccctaaaatcattaggggtcatctactctgtatgaccaatcatcctatgaaatttcatcatactgggtcaagtggttctcaagttactgaccggaaatggttttcaatgttcaggcccctgtgaccttgacctttcacagagtgaccccaaaatccttaggggtcatctactctgcatgaccaatcatcctattaagtttcaacattctgggtcaagtggttctcaagttactgaccagaaatggttttcaatgttcaggcccctgtgaccttgacctttaatggagtgaccccaaaatcgataggggtcatctactttgcatgtacaatcatcctatgaagtttcaacattctgggtcaagtggttctctagttattgatcggaaatggttttccatgttcaggcccctgtgaccttgaccttgatggagtgaccctaaaatcaatagtggtcatctactcttgatgaccaatcatcctatgaagtttcaacattctgggtcaagtggttctcaagttactgaccggaaatggttttcaatgttcaggcccctgtgaccttgacctttcacagagtgaccccaaaatccttaggggtcatctactctgcatgaccaatcatcctattaagtttcaacattctgggtcaagtggttctcaagttactgaccggaaatggttttcaatgttcaggcccctgtgaccttgacctttaatggagtgaccccaaaatcgataggggtcatctactttgcatgtacaatcatcctatgaagtttcaacattctgggtcaagtggttctctagttattgatcggaaatggttttccatgttcaggcccctgtgaccttgaccttgatggagtgaccctaaaatcaatagtggtcatctactcttgatgaccaatcatcctatgaagtttcaacattctgggtcaagtggttctctatttattgatcggaaatggttttcaatgttcgggcccctgtgaccttgacctttgacggagtgaccccaaaaacaataggggtcgtctactccagcagccctacaaccctatgaagtttgaaggttctaggtcaaatggttctccagttattgctcggaaatgaagtgtgacgtacgtacggacggacagggcaaaaacaatatgtctcctgagggagacataattctaggtaaaaggggacataattcaagaaaaatagtgtcagagttatgcaccttgtgtcacatgatgtgggtgaggaggttgaacatctattttaagtctgaatcaaatccattcagtagtaattgagatatagtgaaaatacatcaaaattaaccttaaattctaagtaaaaaggggcataattcatgaataattggtgtcagagttatgcaccttgtgtcacatgatgtgggtgatgaggtggaacatctattttaagtttgaatcaaatccattttgtaataattgagatatagtgaaaatacatcaaaatcaaccttaaatttaaagtaaaaggggacataattcataaaaaaattatatcagagttaagcaccttatgtcacatcatctgggtgatgaggtggaacaactattttaagtttgaatcaaatcaatttagtaataactgagatattgtgaaaatacaacaaaattaaccttaaattctaagtaaaaggggacataattcatgaaaacttggtgtcagagttatgcaccttgtgtcacatgatgtgggtgataaggtggaacatctattttaagtttgaatcaaatccattcagtagtaactgagataaagtgaaaatacatcaaaatcaaccttaaattctaagtaaaaaggggcataattcataaaaaaaatggtgtcagagttatgcaccttatgtcacatgatgtgggtgatgaggtggaacatctattttaagtttgaatcaaatccatctagtaataactgagatatagtgaaaatacaacaaaattaaccttaaattctaagtaaaaggggacataattcatgaaaacttggtgtcaagagttatgcaccttgtgtcacatgatgtgggtgataaggtggaacatgtattttaagtttgaatcaaatccatttggtaataactgagataatagatttcgggacgcgacgggacgcgacaaaactgactcctatatacccccctcaaacatgtttggtgggggtataattaccTGATAATGTAGTGTCAGCACCCtcagtaaatgcatttaaatcGCGTTTAAATAAACATTGGGTGGGTCTTTCCATAAAATTTAAGGCTAGTTGCTATCAATGATGTTGTGATATTGTGATGACTATAAGTTAATAAGAATATGTGTGTGAAGAATGCATCATGTACACGGAAGTTattattaaagaagaatttgggAGAACACAAAGCAAAGGGCCGTCAGAAACGATACGTTTATATGAATTTATTCATATGTGGCCTCTACAACAGTAGAGGCAGTACGAATAGGACTGGGTTTCCcgataattttttaattaatgtgcaaaacaaacatttattatgccagaattgttttggtaaaaaaaaaacagactattAAGAATATctggcctgtaatatttcaacaaattcatGTTCTTAATAAATTCTGAAAATTcgagaaaaaagaaagaaagatatttttcgCTTCGAACAATTTCGTTTCAAATTAAAAACAGATATACATTGTAGATCTAACCTAAATcctgattaaagatattttgaaatcgtcgaCATTTAGGTcagtttatatgtttttaaagataattaaattagcGGTAACTATAGATGgcaatttaatttttcatcaggAAACTGCCTGTACAAATTgctttgttgaagaaaatttgcgttggcgttttaaaatgttccaaaaCAGTAGCCTGTCAGTTCAATCTGATTGATAGCTAGATAAGTAAGATTAACTTCCGCTTATAATCGGTTTAATTGTTGTCTGTTAGGCAatgttatcggcatagttgacacgtgttTGGAATACACAAGGTAATAAACAGTCCGCTCTATCGATTTTCTACACCAGCAGACTGTGGGTTACTGTCTCACTTGGCAAAATCATTTATGCagctgttaaataaaataattgccagttcctgtcgccaaaatgaaaaaaatattcgccatttaaataaaataatcgcaaatggcgataatggcgACTGACAGCGTAAGCCCTGGGAACATGAACATTCAGTTGCAGCAGCTTTTGAATTTTCATCTCAAATTTTTTATCTAAGCAAAGAAAAAAGGAAGAGATACAGGTTTTCAACAGTGTAGCTTTTCAAACATGCAAAACAAAAAGATATccagtatatattttattattacaggATCATTCTTCTAACTGTAAGCAATAGAGAAGACAGCATAATTAAAAGACATAGAGGCTTACATAACATCTCAAATCTCGTGCTTGATGGTGAGTAGAATGAGATGTAAAATCTAAAGCAGTCTAAAGCAGTTATTGCTTGATAGCCATTAAattaaactagagctgtcacaggagtgacgaattatacccccacaatacggccttgtcacagaaataagccaatgtcaaagtcaaatctaaaaatcaatagggatcatctgctggtcatgatcaacctccgtattaagtttcatgatcctaggcccaagcgttctcaagttatcgtccgaaaatggtttaactgttcctggtcaccttgacctttgacctactgacctcaaatcaatagagccatatgctggtcatgaccaacctccctatcaacttttgtgatcctaggcccaagggttctcatccagaaaccgttggacctactgatctcaaagtcaaacttgacctgtatttcatgatgttacacctttgtaccaaaatttattatcctaggcccaagcattctcaagttatcatccggaaactgtttaactgttccgggtcattatgaccttgaccttagacctcaaagtcaaacatgacctgtattttatgatgttacacctgtgtaccaaaaattatttcaatctgtcaagcctttgttactgtccggaaaccatgaaaaccaatggaccgaccgaccaacatacAAGCTCAATCCTAtataccccccacccccaaacttcgttttgtgggggtataattaaatctaatttttaaagtataaagTGAACTGTTTGAGGTCTTGAAAAATATTCACTGGTATTTTCTACAACCAGTCAGATGTTTATCTAGAACCAGTCACTAGAGCCATATTCCTTTGACTATTCAGCCGATTCTGCACATACTATAAGTCATTATAAAGAAAAGAGTAGTGGTCTGGAATGTTTGGAACGTGTGTGGGCTATTTAAacaatcgctcacctcttcccacatgacccagttttgagtatgacgttgttttttctattatttgacatagtgacctagtttctgagctcatgtgacccagttttgaagttgacctagatattatcaagataaaatttctgaccaatttgcatgaagatccattgaaaaatatggtctctagagaggtcagaaggtttttctattatttgacctattgacctagttttcgaaggtatggaccctgttttgaactttacctagatatcatcaaggtgaatattctcactaattttcatgaagatctcatgaaaaatatggcctctagagaggtcacaaggtttttctatttttatacctactggcctagtttttgactgcacgtgacccagttttgaaactgacctagatatcatcaaggtgaacattcagatcaattttcatgaagatccattgaaaaatatggcctcttgagaggtcaaattttttttaataattttagacctactgacctagtttttgaccgcagttgacccagtttcaaacttgacctagatatcatcaagatgaacattcagaccaactttcatacagatcccatgaaaagtttggcctctagagaggtcacaaggttttttttttatttgccctactgacctagttttttaaggcacgtgacccagtttcaaacttgacctagatatcatcaagatgaacattctgaccaatttttatggagatccatttgcaagtatggcctctagagaggtcacaaggtttttctatttttagacctactgacctagtttttgaccgcacatgaccctgtttcaaacttgacctagatatcatcaagatgaacattgagaccaactttcatacagattccatgaaaaatatggcctttagagaggtcacaaggtttttctattatttgacctactgacctagattttgaaggcacgtgtcccactttcgaacttgacttagatatcatcaagatgaacattcaaaccaactttcatacagatcccatgaaaaatatggcctctagagaggtcacaaggtttttctattatttgacctactgacctagtttttgaccgcacttgacccactttcgaacttgacctagatatcatcaaggtgaacattctgaccaattttcatgaagatctcatgaaatatatggcctctagagaggtcacaaggtttttctatttttagacctactgacctagtttttgaccgcatgtgatccagtttcgaacttgacctagatatcatcaagatgaacattctgaccaactttcatacagatcccatgaaaaatatggcctttagagaggtcacaaggtttttctattatttgacctactgacctagattttgagggcacgtgacccagttttgaactttacctagatatcatcaaggtgaacattctg
Proteins encoded:
- the LOC123565354 gene encoding uncharacterized protein LOC123565354, producing the protein MLQKWKKNNSKQARNKVNYELKRCKYNYERNLATKIKDDSKVFWKYVRQNTKTDVTVGSLEDEYGKCVQEDGERARILNKQLCSVFTVEDVNNIPNFEDRPYLTILEEINIREDDVKKHIQTLNPKKAVGPDGIHPRVVKECIDPISVLLRRIFIKTLNEGELPIEWKDANVTALYKSGKRSKPENYRPISDTSICCWLLERIIREAIV